In the Candidatus Roizmanbacteria bacterium genome, AAAGAGACGCCGCTTCCCGAGATTCTGGTGTACATTAAGGATGAACGAAACAACCCAGTCAGGCTCTTAAAAACAAATCCGCACGGTGTTTTCGCTACCTACAACTCACTACCTGGGGGTGAATATTTTGTAGAAGCGAAGGACCCGAGAGGTTCGCATCTTTTTGATACAATGAAAGTAAGGCTCGATGATACAAATCCCTCCACCTTTAATGTAGTTTCAAAAGGATTATTATGACAAATTCCACCACCAAACAGTCACCGACAAAAGCAACGACTCAGTCGTTCACAGAGATAGAGGAAATACAGGACGATGTTGTTTTGATGAGGGACTTTTCGGCAGTAACTGTCGTTGAGGTTGGAGCGGTTAATTTTTGGCTATTGTCGCAGGACGAGCAGGTTTCGATGATTCAGTCTTATTCAAATCTTCTAAACTCATTGTCTTTTCCAGTGCAGATTCTTATTGTTTCCAAAAAAATGGACATCTCGGTTTACCTTGAATACATTCAGGAACGTTTGCGGAATCAACCGGATGCACAGCAACAAAAAAGACTTCAAAGCTACCAAGATTTTATTAAGAATACGGTAAAGAAAACAACAATTTTAGAGAAGCGATTCTTTTTTGTGGTTCCTTTTAGTCCTCTGGAAATGGGTGTCAGCGGAGCAAATACGAAGGGTTTGAAAAAAGAATATGTTTTTGCACGCGCAAAGACAGCGCTATATCCCAAAAGAGATAATCTAATTAGGCTTTTAACAAAGACCGGTCTACGGGCTACTCCTCTCGCAAAACAAGGGTTGGTCGAGATTTATTACAACCTATACAACATGTCGGCAACTGGAAGACAGCTCGGACCAATCGATAGCTATACCGACGTTGTAATGACGGGAAAATAATTATGTTCGGATTAAATAAAAATAAACAACAATCGAAAGCACGGCCGACACATTCTGCCGGAAATGTTGCTGATTTGATGGCGAATGGCTCGGTCTCGATTAAAGATCTCATAGCCCCAGCGTTCGTAGAAGTAGACTTCAACCATATTAGAATAGACGAGAGGTATTACAAAACGCTCTATGTGGTCGGCTACCCACGATACGTTTCTGCCAACTGGCTATATTCACTTATCACATTCGATCATCCTCTTTATATCTCGATGTATATTTATCCAACAGAATCGAAAAACGTTCTTGAGGAGCTTAAGCGTAAGATTGGAGAGATGGAGGCAACGATCGAGGGAGACATGAAGGAAGGTAAGGTTGTTGACCCGACCGTTCAGGTTGCGCTTGATGACGCCCTTGGACTACAGGCAGAGCTAGCAAAGGGAGCGGAGAGATTTTTTCAGTTTGGGCTCTACATCACTCTTCCAGCAGACTCCAAAGAGGAGCTTGAGCAGATTTCTAAACAGGTCGAGTCAATCTTAGCTTCGCTTTTAATCGTGTCTCGCGCGGCGACGTTAGAGATGGAGGAAGGATTCAAGTCCACACTTCCAATGTTCTATGACAAGCTAAGCGTTTGGCGAAATATCGACAGCACGTCGCTCGCCATGACCTTTCCATTTTCCACCGCCTCTTTGACCAGAAATGAAGGAATTCTATACGGTGTAAACCAGAACGACAGTAGTTTGATCATCTTCGATCGTTTTACTCTTGAGAACGCCAATTCCGTGATACTGGGGAAATCGGGTGGAGGAAAGAGCTTTATGGTGAAGCTTGAAGCTCTGAGACTCTTATCGATGGATGTAGACGTCATAATAATAGATCCTGAAAATGAGTACAAAAAACTAGCAGAGTCAGTAGGAGGAGAGTTCGTTGAGTTCTCGGTTAAGTCGCAGTATAAAATCAATCCATTTGACCTAATTAAAGACAATCCTGAACCGGATGAGCTTCAGAATAAGATTCTCGATCTACATTCGCTAATGCGAGTCATGATGGGTGACTTAACGCCAGCACAAGACGCACTCCTCGATCGAGCTCTCGTAGCTGTATATGAACAAAAAGGAATTACGCAGGATCCGGCTAGTTTTAAAAATGAAGCACCTCTCTTGGAAGATCTTTTCAAGGTGTTTTTGGGAATGGAGACCGCTGAGGGCAAAGAGCTTGCGGGACGTTTGGAAAAGTACGTAAAGGGTTCTGCTGCGGGAATATTTAATGAAAGATCGAACTTTAATATAAAAAATAAATTCACAGTTTTTGGAATAAGAGACTTGGAGGAGAATCTCCGTCCGGTTGCGATGTATATAGTCCTAGATTATATCTGGAATACAGTAAGACGAGAGAAAAAAAAGAGGATTCTCATC is a window encoding:
- a CDS encoding ATP-binding protein, yielding MANGSVSIKDLIAPAFVEVDFNHIRIDERYYKTLYVVGYPRYVSANWLYSLITFDHPLYISMYIYPTESKNVLEELKRKIGEMEATIEGDMKEGKVVDPTVQVALDDALGLQAELAKGAERFFQFGLYITLPADSKEELEQISKQVESILASLLIVSRAATLEMEEGFKSTLPMFYDKLSVWRNIDSTSLAMTFPFSTASLTRNEGILYGVNQNDSSLIIFDRFTLENANSVILGKSGGGKSFMVKLEALRLLSMDVDVIIIDPENEYKKLAESVGGEFVEFSVKSQYKINPFDLIKDNPEPDELQNKILDLHSLMRVMMGDLTPAQDALLDRALVAVYEQKGITQDPASFKNEAPLLEDLFKVFLGMETAEGKELAGRLEKYVKGSAAGIFNERSNFNIKNKFTVFGIRDLEENLRPVAMYIVLDYIWNTVRREKKKRILIVDEAWYMMKNKDSGAFLFNFAKRSRKYLLGLTTVTQDVEDFIATNEGRAIITNSSLQIILKQSTAAVDAITKTFALTGGERHFLLGAGVGEGLFFAGQAHVGFKVIASEDEKATIE